A region of the Corynebacterium renale genome:
CACTCATGGCACGCGCCGAAACCAACACATGCGTCTGGCCCGACTGCCGACGACCCGCCGACGAAACCCAAATCCACCACCTCAAAGCCTGGAAAAACGGCGGCAACACCAACCAAGAAAACCTCTGCTGCCTCTGCGCCTTCCACAACGCCGTCAACGACGACGAACGCCTCCACGGCAAATTCGGCTACATGACCCGCATCGACGGCAAACTCCAATGGGTCCCACCAACCACCGGCCACGTCGACGCGAATGCGGAGGCACAGCTAGCGCAAGACCGGCTGACGGAGGTAGCCGCGACGTAACGGGTTACTTCGGGTGTTTATTAAGAAACTGCCACACTACGACCGACAGTAAGATTGCGAACGCAAGGGTACAGAAACCAACTATCCAGTTGAACTCAAGCCCGAACGCTTCGGCCCACGCTGGCGTGGCGAATGCGACACCGGCGATGGCAATAAGCAAATTTCGCTTCTGATCCTGTTTTTCAGCTTGTGCTTGCTCAAAGTCACGCTGCTCTTGGAGTTTTTTCTCAGCTTCAGCTTTTTCGTCTTTTTCTGCTTCGAGAGCTCGCCGATATATCGTGTCATAGATATCTTTTCGACTTTCTAGCTCACTACTGAAGTCTTCGAAACGTTGTCGGTTTCCACTCGTATTTTGGATTGCGTTCAATATCTGTGAGTCTTCGACTCGATTTCCAATAGCGTTAAACCACAAGTGGCGGCGGAAAGCCAACGCTAATCGCTGTACATGCTCTATATGGTTAAGGCGTGCACTTAGTGATATATCAGATTGCTCATTATCATCATTCCGCAGAGCTACTTGCATTCCATTTAATGCATATTCACAACGCATGTTGAGAATTACAATATCAGCAACCGTGGTAGAAGCGAGCATCAAAAACTTGAAATCTGTACCGGTTAACTGCGAGGGCTCGGGTCGTCGCACGAAGGCCAGATTTGAGTCATCTGCGAGTACTTGCCACATCAGGAAGTCCCCAACCTGATTTTTCTTCAAGGCTTCAGGGCTAATATTCGGGACTGCTTCGGCGTAGATATCCGAACCAGTAGCGAGTTGCCAAGCCCATGCAGTCTGTTTTGCCCAGCTGTCATCAGCCAAACATTGGATATTGGCGTTTCGGAACAGGCGAGGAAACTGTGTTATAGACTCCTTTCCTGGAATCGCGCAGACTATTCGTGATGGCGAAGCTAATTTCTCTTCTACCTTATGCCACTTTTGGCTTACTTTGCCAGAAATATATCCGCCGTCTGTTAAGTGGGCAGAAAAAGGGAAGTCTGATTTGGGGGATATAGCAATCGAATTATTGACTGTCTTTATTGCAAAATCTACAAAATAGCGAAGGAGCTTGTAGTGTGAGTCCTTCTTGCTATCGTTATTTCTCCAAGGTTTGTGACGATAATTTTTTACGCACTCATGTATTGATGTTTCATTGAGAAGTCGAAGCCCATTGCGGGGCCTATTAAGTGCTTCCGATATTTGAGTTAAAACATCATTTGAGCAATCTTGGGCTACGAAATGTAAAACCAGGTAGTAACTTTTACGAGGTTCTTCATTAGGGTCAGCATCAGACTTTGTGTCAAGATACTGCAAGAACTCAAGACCAGTAAGAGTCAAGCGCCCTTCCAAAGGGTATGCGGCTAATGGTTCAAATAATTCTCGGTAATTATTTGACCATTGCTGGGTTAAGTCGAAGCTTGTTTTCCCAGGCTGCTCAGCTATACGACGGTGATAAAAACGGAACCTCGGTCCGTGATCTTTTGAGCTTGTCCGCTTCTCTGCTCTGGTGTCAGAGGGTTTACTCTCATCTGCTCCGACACTTTGCGCAAAGCTTGCCGGGAATCGTCGACCTGACTCCTGATAGTATGAGGTGCGTTTCATTTCTGGGGAGTCAGTTGATTTGAGGGTGAAGCCCTTGATTCCGTGGTATCGACCGCGTTCCCAGCCTTCAAGGTCAATGAATTCTCCCTTGTGGGGAGCATCTGCCAGTAGTGCAGGGTGAATCGGGAAAATTAGACTGAATGTAGCGAGCAGCCAATCAGGGCGCTCATCCTCTTCAGAGCTCCATGTGTGCTTTGTTTGGATACCTATCTCGGCATAGCTGCGGCGATGTATTTGTTTTTGACGTTCTGTTGCGTCATTGTCTTGAATAGAATCCAACCATAACTTGTATTCAGATTTACAGAAAACATCTACGTAGAAATCTTCGTCGAAGTTCTTTTTGTTTGGCTCTGCAGGCTTCTTCATTGGCAGTACTCCCGTCTTATTTGCCTTTAGCGTAAAGCAAAGCACCAAGGCCGTCTAGACGAAACTTCTAACGCAACTACCGCGTCAACGGTCGCGTCCACAGCAAAACGGTCGACAGGCCCAACACGGACAGCAGCGCCATCACCCACAGGGTCGCCGACACCGCGCCCGCGCCCACCAGGACAGCGCCAATCGCCGAACCCGACGCAATCCCCACCTGATACGTCACCACATATACGGACGACGCCCGATCCGGATTATCACGCCCCGCGTACATGAAATACGTGGTCGCAACCGTCGGAAGCGCGCCATACGCCGCACCCCACAGGGCAATTGCCGGCAAAATCAGCCATCCCGCCCAGGCGAATGCGGCCTCCCCTGCGATGGCCGCGAGTACTAGCGCAGCCGCGACGACAAGCGTGCCCCGAATCATGCGCCGATCCACATGGCGCGTCGCCGCCGTCACGCCCACCAAACCGCACGCGCCAAACGCGAACAGGCCAACCGCCACCCAGCCGGCGCCCATAAGCTTCTCGACGATCAAACCCAAGTACGTGTACGCGGTGAAAACGCCCGTGACCACGAGCGTGAGAAACAGGACGAGCGAAGGTACCCCCCACCGTGAAGGCGTATTCGCATCGACGTTGGTGTGGGCTTCCGCCGGCCTGATATGCGGCAACGTCGCCAGCAGTAGGATGAGCCCGCCCACCGCCATGATGGTCAGTGCCCCGGACGTCCACCGCCACCCGATGAGCCCACCAGCGGCCGTGGTTAGCGGCGAGCCGAGCACGAGTGCCAGCGTGGAACCAGTGGATACGATGCCAATCGCTTTCCCCGTGTGGCCGGGCGGGGTGATGCGCGCTGCGATGGGTGCGACGAGCGCCCAGAAGATGCCGTGCGTGAGTGCCGCGATGATGCGCGCGACCACGAGTACGCCGTAGTTGAATGCGACTGCCTGGACGAGCGTTCCGGCGGCGAGGAACCCGATGGTAGCGAGGAATACGGGACGTTTGTCGAAGCGCCCCAGGAACCACATGGCGGGAATGGTAACCACGGCGACTACGCCGGCGTACACGGACATCAGCAAGCCGATTTGGGATTCGCTGACACCCAGGTCGGTAGACATGGGGGTGATGAGGCCGACGGTGAACATCTCGAAGGTGACGTAGACGAAGGCCGCGAAGCTCATCGCGGTCAGCGGAATCCAGGGGAAGGTGTTCGTGCGGGTGGTGGTGCTCAAAAGGGGACTTTCGCTAGTGGTGGGTGGCCAGGGCGATGGCGTCTGGCAGGTGGGCGGCGATGTTGCTGGCGGTGGTTGGGCCAGGTCCGTACGCGGTTGCCGCGGAGAGCCACGACGCTAGAGCGTGTAACTGTACACCAGCGGTTGCGGCTTGGTGGGGGTCGCCGTAGCGGGCCAGGAGAGCGCCGATGCACCCGGAGAGTACGTCGCCGGAGCCGGGGGTGGCTGACCAGGAATGGCCGGCGTCAATCAGGGTGGTTGGCTGGCCTGGGCTGGCGACGGTCGTCGTGCGCCCTTTGAGCACGACCGTGGCGCCGAGTTCGGTGGCTAAGGCTTCGGTGCAGGCGCGTCGGTCGTCGTCGAGCGGGGAGAGGCGGGCGAATTCACCGCCGTGGGGTGTAAGGACAGTTGCAGCGTCCCGGCTAGAAAGGCGGGCGCGGAGGTCCGGGTTGTGGGCGAGGGTGGTGATGGCGTCGGCGTCGAGAAGCAAGGGCAGGTCCGTGTCGAGCAGGTCAGCGAGTTCGCCTGGGCGTTGACCGCGGCCGGGCCCGTACACGTATGCCTGGCACTGGCCCAAGCGGTCAAGCGTAGGCGCGGCGACGACTTCCGGGGCGGCCGGGGCGCCGACGGCCCGCACCATCGCCGGTGTGGTGTGCAGGGCACCGAGCTGGGAAAGCAGGCTCGCGCCGGGGTACGTCTCGGAGCCGGCGATGATGCCAACAACTCCGCCGGTGTACTTGTTGTCGGCGGCACCGGGTTCGAAGTTGTCGTCGAGGTGCACGTTGGGGCCCGGGTTGAGTACGCGCGTGTACAGGGCACCCGTGGTCTCTGGGCGTAGGCCCACATCCGCCACGACGAGGGTGCCACAGTTGTGGTTGTACGCGTGTGCTTCCATGACGCCGGCGAACGTGACGGTGCACTCGGCGTGTACCGCATTCGGGCCGCCGGTGCCGGTCGGGATATCGACGGCCAGTACCGGCACGTCCGCGGGCATCGCCGGGTGGGGGCGCGTCGGGTCGGAGCCAAGGCCGGCGATTGCGTCGATCACCAGGTCGGGCATGGCGGCGTATTCGCTTACCCGGCCGCCGGCGTGGCGGAACGCCGCCAGGGCGCGTTCGTGCGCTTTTCCGGCGGTGAGTTCGGCGGTGACGTCGTAGTCGGCGGCGAGTTCCGCCCCGGCGTAGAGTCCGTCGCCGCCGTTGCCGCCGGGGCCTACGTATATGTGTATACGCCTACCCGTGGTGAGGGTGCGGGCGGTTTCGGCGATGTGGTGTGCGGCGCGGCGCATGAGTTGGTCTGGTTCGGTTTGGTTGGCCAGTGCGTGGTGTTCGGCTGTGCGGACGGCTTTGTGT
Encoded here:
- a CDS encoding bifunctional ADP-dependent NAD(P)H-hydrate dehydratase/NAD(P)H-hydrate epimerase, which produces MHNLVTHKAVRTAEHHALANQTEPDQLMRRAAHHIAETARTLTTGRRIHIYVGPGGNGGDGLYAGAELAADYDVTAELTAGKAHERALAAFRHAGGRVSEYAAMPDLVIDAIAGLGSDPTRPHPAMPADVPVLAVDIPTGTGGPNAVHAECTVTFAGVMEAHAYNHNCGTLVVADVGLRPETTGALYTRVLNPGPNVHLDDNFEPGAADNKYTGGVVGIIAGSETYPGASLLSQLGALHTTPAMVRAVGAPAAPEVVAAPTLDRLGQCQAYVYGPGRGQRPGELADLLDTDLPLLLDADAITTLAHNPDLRARLSSRDAATVLTPHGGEFARLSPLDDDRRACTEALATELGATVVLKGRTTTVASPGQPTTLIDAGHSWSATPGSGDVLSGCIGALLARYGDPHQAATAGVQLHALASWLSAATAYGPGPTTASNIAAHLPDAIALATHH
- a CDS encoding MFS transporter, with the translated sequence MSTTTRTNTFPWIPLTAMSFAAFVYVTFEMFTVGLITPMSTDLGVSESQIGLLMSVYAGVVAVVTIPAMWFLGRFDKRPVFLATIGFLAAGTLVQAVAFNYGVLVVARIIAALTHGIFWALVAPIAARITPPGHTGKAIGIVSTGSTLALVLGSPLTTAAGGLIGWRWTSGALTIMAVGGLILLLATLPHIRPAEAHTNVDANTPSRWGVPSLVLFLTLVVTGVFTAYTYLGLIVEKLMGAGWVAVGLFAFGACGLVGVTAATRHVDRRMIRGTLVVAAALVLAAIAGEAAFAWAGWLILPAIALWGAAYGALPTVATTYFMYAGRDNPDRASSVYVVTYQVGIASGSAIGAVLVGAGAVSATLWVMALLSVLGLSTVLLWTRPLTR